ACATCCTTTTTCACCTGTTCATAATCAAAAGAGCCGTTCTTCAAATTTTCCGTGATGATCTCACTGCCGATATTCGAGGTCATAATGATAATCGTATTTTTAAAGTCCACGGTCCTGCCCTGGCCGTCGGTCAATCTGCCGTCGTCGAGGAGTTGGAGCAGGATATTGAAGATATCCGGATGTGCCTTTTCAAACTCATCGAGCAGGATTACTCGATAGGGTCGTCGGCGTACCGCTTCAGTGAGCTGACCGCCTTCTTCATATCCCACATAACCGGGTGGTGCACCGATCAAACGGGAAACAGTATGCTTCTCCTGATATTCACTCATATCAATGCGGACCATCGCCTCTTCCGTATCAAAGAGAAATTCGGCGAGTGATTTTGCAAGCTCGGTCTTACCGACTCCTGTAGGTCCCAGGAAGATGAATGAACCGATCGGTCGATTAGGGTCTTTCAAACCGGCGCGTGAACGTCTGATTGCATCGCTGACCGCTGTCACGGCGTCGTTCTGGTCAATCAGCCTCTGATGAATCCTATCTTCCATCTTTAAAAGTTTATCCATCTCCGACTCGACCATCCTGGAGACCGGAATCCCGGTCCACGACGATACGATCTGGGCGATATCCTCTTCAGTCACCCGATCGTCGATGCCGCGCTGTTTCATCCATTCGTTTCTCTTACGCCTGTATTCTTCCTGAATACGGTCGGCTTCGTCACGCAGTTCCGCCGCCTTTTCATAATCACGACGGTCAACCGCCGCCCTGCCTTCTTCACCGAGTTGTTCCAGACGCCGCTCCATCTCTTTCAGTTCTTCGGGCATCGAATAGACTTCTATCCGGGCACGCGCACAAGCCTCATCAATCAAATCGATCGCCTTATCAGGCAGAAATCTTTCGGTTATATATCTATCAGACAACTTGACAGCGGCTTCAATCGCTGAATCATCGATCACCACACCGTGGTGCGATTCATAGCGTTTTCTTAAACCTTTTAAGATCTCTATGGTGTCTTCAAGCGACGGCTCACTGACGAATACCGGCGCGAACCGTCGTTCCAGTGCCGCATCCTTTTCAATATACTTTCTGTACTCATTGAGTGTCGTGGCGCCGATACACTGGAGTTCACCGCGTGCCAGTGCGGGCTTCAGCATATTCGACGCATCGATCGCACCCTCTGCGGCGCCGGCGCCGACAATCGTATGCATCTCATCGATGAAAAGAATTATCTCTCCCTTACCCTTTTTTATCTCATCCATCACCGCCTTTAATCTATCTTCGAATTCACCACGGTATTTGGAGCCTGCAACGAGTGCTCCCATATCGAGCGAAAGTATGCGTTTATCCTTTAATATCTCAGGAACATTCTTCTCCACAATCTTCTGAGCAAGTCCCTCGACGATCGCGGTCTTACCGACACCCGCATCACCGATGAGTACGGGATTGTTCTTTGTACGACGCGACAGCACCTGAATGACACGCTTTATCTCCTTATCCCTTCCAATGACCGGATCAAGCTTTCCCTGTTTTGCAAGGGCGGTGATGTCCCGTGCAAACCTCTCAAGCGCCATATATTTGTTTTCGGCGTCCTGATCAGTCACACGCTGCGAACCGCGGATGGTCTGCAACGCCTGATAGACCTTTTCCTTATTAATTCCGAATTCCCTGAGTAATTTCGCAGTATCCCCTTCCCGTTCTTCAGTAATCGCCAGAAAGATATGTTCGCATCCGACGTATTCATCCTTCATACGCTGTGCTTCACTACGCGCCAGGGTCAACAGATTCTTTACACGCGGTGTGATATAAATCTGAGCGGTCGCACCGCCGTAAACTTTTGGCCTGACATCGAGTGTCGATTCGAGTCGACGCTGGACCGCTTCCGGCATAATATCCATCCGCTTCAATATCTTTCCGAGCAGACCGTCGTCCTGCCTGAGCAATGCCAGGAAGATATGTTCGGTATCAAGCTCTTGATGGTTGTATTCATCAAGGATTTCCTGTGCAAGTGCCAGCGCCTCCTGCGCCTTTTGAGTAAATTTATCGTATCTCATTTCAATATTTAGACAGCATTTCCGTGCTTTTTGTTTATTAAAGGCGAATGGATGAGGGTTAATTGACAAATTATTAAAATAGTATATAATTAAATATGTTGATGGGTATCTACGCGGTACTGGTCCTGCTTTTTCTGCTGATTGGTTACCTGATAACCGAAAGAATTATCCACAAAAAACATATCCAGGCATTACCCATCCGCATCTGGGTCAACGGTTCAAGGGGTAAATCATCCGTGACGCGGCTGATCGCCGCAGGTCTACGGGCGAAATACGAAAAAGTAATCGCCAAGACCACCGGCACCGCCCCCAGATTCATCGTGGATAATACTACAGAATATCCGGTTATCCGACTCGGCCTGGCGAATATCAGGGAACAGATCAGAATATTCAAAAAAGCTATCGAAGAAAGACCCGCGGCAGTGGTACTCGAATGTATGGCTCTCAGACCCGACCTCCAGAAGATTGAATCAAAACAGATCGTAGAGCCGACGGCGGTGGTGATAACCAATATCAGGCCCGACCATCTGGATGTAATGGGTCCGACCGTCAAAGATATCGCAAAGACATTTGTCGAAACCATCCCGAAAAACTGCCCCCTGTTCACGAATGAAGGCGAACTGCTCGAAAAGTTCAAAAAAAAACTTAAACGTCAGAACAGTAAACTGATCAAAGCAGACCCGGAAAAAGTCCCCGACTCCGAAGTAAAAAAATTCCCTTACTGGGAACATAAAGAAAACATCTGCCTCGCCCTCGAAGTCTGCAGATATTTCGGAGTCGAAAAAAAGAAGGCTCTCCAGTATATGCAGAAGGTCACACCCGACCCCGGCGCTTTGAGAAGATACAAACTCAGACTGAACAATCAACAGGTCCTCCTGGTTAATGCTATGGCGGCGAATGACCCGGAATCGACCCATCGAATCTGGAAATCACTCAATAAAGACCATCCAGAAGTCGATATCCTGATCAACTGCCGTAATGACCGGCTCGACCGCTCTCTCCAGATAGCCGAACTCCTCAAAAACCATCTCAACACGGCATCCCGTTATATCCTCACGGGCAGCGGCACCGACATTCTGGAAAAGAGGCTGACAAAGACCTTTGATAAAGACAAGATCGTAAATCTGGGCGGAGCAAAGCCGCACCAGACGGTTGATGCGGTCTCTCAGCTCATCTCCGACGAATCTCTGCTCTTTGCGATCGGCAACACCGTGGGTTACGGCGCTGAACTGATAAAAGAGTTTCTCAAACATCAGGAGGGAAAATGCTGATCGAAGCAGTCGGTCTGGGAATGTTTCTGAGTCTTATCTTAACCGAGACCATTGGATTGGCTGCAGGCGGTATCGTGGTGCCGGGCTATATCGCACTTGTGCTCCATCATCCGCTTCAAGTCGTCAGCACAGTAATCGCCGGTATCATCACTTTTCTCTGCGTCAAATTAATCTCTTACTACACGATAATCTATGGAAGAAGATTATTGATCATCTCGATATTAATCGGCTATCTCATCGCCTACTTCACCAAGCTTTCGCCCCAGCTCGGAATAGACGCCCTGACCCTGAATATCGAAACCGTGGGTTATGTGATTCCCGGGCTGATCGCATACTGGATCGCCCGCCAGGGAATGATTCCCACTCTCGCCGCCATGCTCATAGTCTCCAGCCTGGTGAGGTTCATCATCATCATCATCCACAATGGAGTCGTGCTGCCGTGAAGCGCCGCCAGGGTAAACTCTCCATCATCTCCTTGATAATTGTAAGTCTGATCACCCTGCTGTTGATCTTTCTGGAACTGAACTCAAAGTCAAAGACAAAAGCCGAATACTACAATGAGAAAACAGCCGCAGCCGAACTCACCAGAAAGGCGTTCGAAACGATTCGAGCGGCTGTGGACAGCCTGCACATCGTGATTGACAACATAAACGAC
The DNA window shown above is from candidate division WOR-3 bacterium and carries:
- a CDS encoding AAA family ATPase, with product MRYDKFTQKAQEALALAQEILDEYNHQELDTEHIFLALLRQDDGLLGKILKRMDIMPEAVQRRLESTLDVRPKVYGGATAQIYITPRVKNLLTLARSEAQRMKDEYVGCEHIFLAITEEREGDTAKLLREFGINKEKVYQALQTIRGSQRVTDQDAENKYMALERFARDITALAKQGKLDPVIGRDKEIKRVIQVLSRRTKNNPVLIGDAGVGKTAIVEGLAQKIVEKNVPEILKDKRILSLDMGALVAGSKYRGEFEDRLKAVMDEIKKGKGEIILFIDEMHTIVGAGAAEGAIDASNMLKPALARGELQCIGATTLNEYRKYIEKDAALERRFAPVFVSEPSLEDTIEILKGLRKRYESHHGVVIDDSAIEAAVKLSDRYITERFLPDKAIDLIDEACARARIEVYSMPEELKEMERRLEQLGEEGRAAVDRRDYEKAAELRDEADRIQEEYRRKRNEWMKQRGIDDRVTEEDIAQIVSSWTGIPVSRMVESEMDKLLKMEDRIHQRLIDQNDAVTAVSDAIRRSRAGLKDPNRPIGSFIFLGPTGVGKTELAKSLAEFLFDTEEAMVRIDMSEYQEKHTVSRLIGAPPGYVGYEEGGQLTEAVRRRPYRVILLDEFEKAHPDIFNILLQLLDDGRLTDGQGRTVDFKNTIIIMTSNIGSEIITENLKNGSFDYEQVKKDV
- the pgsB gene encoding poly-gamma-glutamate synthase PgsB, whose amino-acid sequence is MLMGIYAVLVLLFLLIGYLITERIIHKKHIQALPIRIWVNGSRGKSSVTRLIAAGLRAKYEKVIAKTTGTAPRFIVDNTTEYPVIRLGLANIREQIRIFKKAIEERPAAVVLECMALRPDLQKIESKQIVEPTAVVITNIRPDHLDVMGPTVKDIAKTFVETIPKNCPLFTNEGELLEKFKKKLKRQNSKLIKADPEKVPDSEVKKFPYWEHKENICLALEVCRYFGVEKKKALQYMQKVTPDPGALRRYKLRLNNQQVLLVNAMAANDPESTHRIWKSLNKDHPEVDILINCRNDRLDRSLQIAELLKNHLNTASRYILTGSGTDILEKRLTKTFDKDKIVNLGGAKPHQTVDAVSQLISDESLLFAIGNTVGYGAELIKEFLKHQEGKC
- the pgsC gene encoding poly-gamma-glutamate biosynthesis protein PgsC; the protein is MLIEAVGLGMFLSLILTETIGLAAGGIVVPGYIALVLHHPLQVVSTVIAGIITFLCVKLISYYTIIYGRRLLIISILIGYLIAYFTKLSPQLGIDALTLNIETVGYVIPGLIAYWIARQGMIPTLAAMLIVSSLVRFIIIIIHNGVVLP